From a region of the Candidatus Acidiferrales bacterium genome:
- a CDS encoding dipeptide epimerase encodes MKLEYKQYDLKLKHIFKISRSSRDIVPVIIVKIVKDGVVGYGEASPNARYEETMETVKEFLDAIDPAKLSDPFRLEAAGDYVDSIAPGNPSANCAVDIALHDWICKRLNVPLYEFFNTDKDQAPVSVFTIGIDTPDNIVRKVKEAVNYPILKIKLGVPNDEEIVEAVRRVTDKPLRVDANEGWKSKEEALEKIKWLSAQNVELIEQPMPASQIDDMEWLRERVSQKSFRGRMPVIADEALSLYGVSELSAAYDGINIKLQKNGGLVKTRRLIHEARNHNMKIMLGCMIETSVGITAAARISPLVDWNDVDGNLLISNDPLEGVRNEKGRLYLSDKPGLGVSPNIV; translated from the coding sequence ATGAAGCTTGAATACAAACAGTACGATCTGAAGCTCAAACATATTTTCAAAATCTCAAGAAGCTCTCGCGACATTGTCCCAGTTATCATTGTCAAGATAGTAAAGGATGGAGTTGTCGGCTATGGAGAGGCGTCTCCAAATGCCCGATACGAGGAGACGATGGAGACGGTCAAGGAATTCTTGGATGCGATCGACCCCGCGAAATTATCGGACCCATTTCGACTCGAAGCCGCCGGCGATTACGTGGATTCAATTGCACCCGGCAATCCGAGCGCTAATTGTGCCGTCGATATTGCCCTGCACGATTGGATCTGCAAGAGATTGAACGTTCCTCTATATGAATTCTTCAATACGGATAAAGATCAGGCGCCGGTTTCCGTTTTCACTATAGGGATCGACACGCCGGATAACATCGTTAGAAAGGTCAAAGAGGCAGTTAACTATCCGATTCTAAAAATAAAACTCGGTGTGCCCAATGACGAAGAGATAGTTGAAGCCGTCCGAAGAGTCACAGACAAGCCCTTGCGCGTGGATGCTAATGAAGGATGGAAATCGAAAGAGGAAGCACTCGAGAAAATCAAATGGTTGTCAGCTCAGAATGTGGAGCTTATTGAACAGCCTATGCCTGCGTCGCAGATCGACGACATGGAATGGCTTCGTGAAAGAGTGTCGCAAAAATCCTTTCGGGGTAGGATGCCTGTTATCGCCGATGAGGCACTTTCGCTCTACGGAGTTTCGGAATTGTCGGCCGCGTACGATGGGATAAACATCAAACTTCAGAAGAATGGAGGCTTGGTGAAAACCCGCAGGCTTATCCATGAAGCACGTAACCACAATATGAAGATCATGTTGGGCTGCATGATCGAAACATCCGTGGGCATAACGGCAGCGGCACGTATCTCCCCGCTCGTCGATTGGAATGATGTCGACGGGAATCTATTAATCTCTAACGATCCTCTCGAAGGAGTGAGAAATGAGAAGGGACGTCTCTATCTCAGCGACAAGCCAGGATTAGGTGTAAGTCCGAACATCGTTTGA
- a CDS encoding ABC transporter ATP-binding protein translates to MNEGESDHSDILFEIEDLEIKYDDETVLRVPRLLVDRGRMTCVLGESGAGKTTFLDTLSLLNNYREFKGEIKYFHKNGSAPILYSSIRTDEKRLAEMRRDHFSYVFQESHFFPGLSLDENVRIPRLIKSQPIDIDQDPSESLYKDLQIEKFKSKQVNKLSGGEKQRTALVRAVLTQNDVLFCDEPTGNLGDNDAAAVMAAIRDYIVNSEAKKSAIVITHNINLAVRHAHNVILISDRETHMISEENFFCRTIENAWHCVYENRTFSEETFVERLKKVFS, encoded by the coding sequence GTGAATGAAGGAGAATCGGACCATAGCGATATCCTTTTTGAAATTGAAGATTTAGAAATAAAATATGACGATGAGACTGTCCTCCGTGTTCCACGATTGCTTGTTGATAGGGGGCGGATGACCTGCGTGTTGGGGGAATCTGGGGCAGGCAAAACGACTTTTCTAGATACGCTTTCTCTGCTCAACAACTATCGTGAATTCAAAGGAGAAATCAAATATTTCCACAAGAATGGGAGCGCACCCATACTATATTCGAGTATCCGGACAGACGAAAAACGACTTGCTGAAATGAGACGAGATCATTTCTCTTATGTTTTTCAGGAAAGTCATTTCTTCCCGGGACTTAGCTTAGATGAAAATGTACGAATCCCAAGGCTTATCAAGTCCCAACCAATCGATATTGATCAAGATCCGTCTGAATCTCTATACAAGGATCTCCAAATAGAAAAGTTCAAATCAAAACAAGTAAACAAATTATCAGGCGGCGAAAAGCAGCGGACAGCACTTGTGCGTGCAGTTCTCACTCAAAATGATGTCCTATTCTGTGACGAACCGACGGGCAATCTTGGTGATAACGATGCTGCGGCGGTCATGGCTGCAATACGAGACTATATTGTCAACTCTGAAGCGAAGAAATCGGCAATTGTTATTACTCATAATATTAATCTGGCAGTCAGACACGCTCATAATGTTATACTCATCAGCGACCGTGAAACGCATATGATATCTGAAGAAAACTTCTTTTGTAGAACTATTGAGAATGCTTGGCATTGTGTCTATGAGAATCGCACCTTTTCTGAAGAAACCTTTGTTGAGCGTCTGAAGAAAGTTTTTTCTTAG
- a CDS encoding BadF/BadG/BcrA/BcrD ATPase family protein, with protein MSKLQKYFLGVDGGATKTTAAIINSGKEVLDEKAGGPSNFQIIGIPQTSRNILDITLVMLDSANLKFAEIAGIFLGLTGAGEKREQDRMKKGFEEFVLSMHLPVPWIGVESDALAALEGAFPGKEGMVLISGTGSILLAKDAAGTVYRVGGWGRFVGDEGSGYAIGRAGLKAYAEQHDGRGKKTKISDFVEKELNIDSPQSLVLKIYHENFDIASTARFVLAAAEKGDEVALSILDDAAKDLFLHVSAAISKIGKEVSIAFMGGILTHENMLVAKLTYLIRQRYPAMKIILPERSAAVGAALLAMKGVEAHK; from the coding sequence ATGAGTAAATTGCAGAAATATTTTCTTGGCGTCGATGGCGGGGCGACAAAAACAACCGCGGCAATAATAAATTCGGGAAAGGAGGTTCTCGATGAAAAGGCGGGCGGTCCGTCAAATTTTCAGATCATTGGAATTCCTCAGACATCGAGAAATATTTTAGATATTACATTGGTGATGCTGGATAGCGCCAATTTGAAGTTTGCGGAAATTGCCGGGATATTTCTCGGCTTGACGGGCGCTGGAGAGAAGCGCGAACAAGACCGGATGAAAAAAGGATTTGAAGAATTCGTGCTAAGCATGCATCTGCCTGTACCATGGATCGGCGTTGAAAGCGATGCGCTTGCCGCACTTGAAGGCGCCTTTCCGGGAAAAGAGGGAATGGTCCTGATAAGCGGCACTGGTTCGATCCTGCTTGCAAAGGATGCGGCCGGCACCGTTTACAGGGTCGGCGGATGGGGCCGCTTCGTGGGGGATGAAGGGAGCGGGTACGCGATCGGCAGGGCAGGCCTGAAAGCCTACGCCGAGCAGCATGATGGACGCGGGAAGAAAACTAAGATTTCAGACTTCGTGGAGAAAGAACTGAATATAGACTCTCCGCAGTCATTGGTTCTAAAGATATACCATGAGAATTTCGACATTGCCTCGACAGCAAGATTTGTTCTTGCGGCGGCAGAAAAGGGCGACGAAGTTGCCCTTTCCATACTCGATGACGCTGCAAAAGATTTATTTTTACATGTCAGCGCAGCCATTTCAAAGATTGGCAAAGAAGTTTCAATTGCATTCATGGGAGGTATTCTCACTCACGAAAACATGCTCGTTGCTAAGCTCACATATCTAATTCGCCAGAGATACCCGGCGATGAAGATTATACTGCCAGAACGATCTGCTGCCGTTGGAGCGGCTTTACTCGCGATGAAGGGAGTCGAAGCACATAAATGA
- a CDS encoding site-specific integrase, giving the protein MFLAKIRGIYYVIWNENGKRRKKSTRARQKSEALSFLIELNRKIDVAKPKRTNTINLNAFSSEFLKYSKMVHRISTTKVYVTTFNEMRKYFGNPLLNSLDTAAIESFLSFRAAQVSSYASRKDYASISAFFNWGIRHNYLQENPCKRIKKPSLPVKYPLFFTQEEFQALLSMMKNDKDLSDITLFAANTGCRSGELVNLTWRQVRIYERIILLDNQTHMAKSSKVRAVPLNGIALKVLQHRLDSNPNSLVFTLDKKQMKVERLSKHFKKCVRAARLNPALRFHSLRHSFASWLVMKGVSLYEVQRLLGHSSPSVTQIYAHLTNDTLSNAVEKLMEPTD; this is encoded by the coding sequence ATGTTCCTAGCGAAGATACGCGGTATCTATTATGTAATTTGGAATGAGAATGGCAAGAGAAGAAAAAAGTCAACTAGAGCTAGGCAGAAATCCGAAGCTCTCTCCTTTCTGATAGAGCTTAACAGGAAGATTGATGTAGCGAAACCCAAGAGAACAAACACAATTAATCTCAATGCTTTTTCATCAGAGTTCCTGAAGTATTCTAAAATGGTTCACCGAATATCCACGACAAAAGTCTATGTGACAACATTCAATGAAATGAGGAAATACTTCGGCAACCCACTACTCAATTCACTGGACACAGCTGCGATTGAATCATTCTTGTCGTTCAGAGCAGCCCAAGTCTCAAGCTATGCTTCCAGAAAGGATTACGCCAGCATTTCCGCATTCTTCAATTGGGGAATAAGACATAACTACCTGCAGGAGAACCCCTGCAAGAGAATTAAGAAACCCAGCCTGCCAGTGAAATATCCACTGTTTTTTACCCAAGAAGAATTTCAAGCACTACTTTCAATGATGAAGAATGATAAAGATCTATCAGACATAACGCTCTTCGCTGCAAACACCGGTTGTAGATCAGGAGAGCTAGTTAATCTGACATGGAGACAAGTAAGAATTTACGAACGGATAATTCTCCTAGATAACCAAACCCACATGGCAAAGTCGAGCAAGGTCCGAGCAGTTCCATTAAATGGCATAGCTCTAAAGGTGTTGCAGCATCGACTGGACAGCAACCCAAATAGTCTGGTGTTTACGCTGGATAAAAAGCAAATGAAGGTGGAGAGGCTTTCGAAGCACTTCAAGAAATGTGTAAGAGCAGCCCGACTCAACCCGGCACTGCGTTTTCATAGCCTGCGTCACTCGTTTGCAAGCTGGCTCGTAATGAAGGGAGTTTCACTTTATGAAGTGCAGCGGTTGTTAGGTCATTCAAGCCCATCCGTCACGCAAATTTATGCGCACCTCACAAACGATACGCTGTCAAATGCAGTGGAGAAATTGATGGAGCCCACTGACTAG
- a CDS encoding ATP-binding protein codes for MKDNTATLLDEGKIHFSTEGRLLQELGERLVASADLAIIELIKNAYDADSPICKVYYSGEDSLAVEDHGHGMTIDEFKTKWMTIATSSKQEDRISRKYKWKLTGAKGIGRFAVRYMGRFLKLYSVAFDEQRKAMTSLEANFDWVNVDNISTLEAFEIPYKLFRAADDEQPGTKLTISHLRNEIINKSKIKSEVLKIVSPLSGLERGKFETSMRLTWY; via the coding sequence ATGAAGGATAATACAGCTACCCTTCTTGATGAAGGTAAAATCCATTTCTCTACCGAAGGGAGGTTACTCCAAGAACTCGGTGAGCGGCTTGTCGCATCGGCCGATTTGGCAATAATTGAGCTCATCAAGAACGCATACGATGCCGATTCTCCGATCTGTAAAGTATACTACTCAGGAGAAGATAGCCTTGCCGTTGAAGACCATGGCCACGGGATGACGATTGATGAGTTCAAAACAAAATGGATGACTATTGCGACTTCAAGCAAGCAGGAAGATCGGATTTCTCGCAAATACAAATGGAAGTTAACTGGAGCAAAAGGAATAGGCAGGTTCGCAGTACGATATATGGGACGATTCTTAAAGTTGTATTCGGTGGCATTTGATGAACAGCGAAAGGCGATGACGAGCCTCGAGGCAAATTTTGATTGGGTGAATGTTGATAATATCTCGACATTGGAGGCTTTTGAAATACCATATAAACTCTTTAGAGCCGCGGATGATGAGCAACCTGGAACAAAGCTTACAATAAGCCACCTGCGGAACGAAATCATCAATAAGAGTAAGATCAAATCAGAAGTTTTAAAGATCGTATCCCCATTATCAGGCCTAGAGCGAGGAAAGTTTGAGACGTCGATGAGATTAACGTGGTATTGA
- the tssR gene encoding type VI secretion system protein TssR domain-containing protein, whose amino-acid sequence MAPTKDLLSHYERELGAPIHSRMNDITWIVFSDRDDDSIYTIPEESSFVGTIGFLTPLVVVAEKQEFIRVVKLDVWQTKGDNMTDSDVLGWIPKRNILLWPNECLQDKNSGIPTKGMIISVVAKGMVTNLGTNPKVLQFRRNPGTEGSSYTGYSANAFEFYHVFKFDETGGWVLLGKSGNPNVTMFGNDAEDRNQFVGWAPTSRVLIWSNRIVIEPNYISTAAHERINNIKATIFSDSVSALSYSKNQGCPDSSIIWNDDKWGDAPWPGERRRFPVLSYNPPVMHTGCIQPLTLGMNILDPNREANVRGILNEIIERTRHINVIFVIDGSASMRPYFDAARTAIKTAIGVIRSHHSRNTIRFGSVIYRNYSSGFTQTELLPLVGEDQIPHMVDVFLDPQKCTPQNPNDAILDDKCLFRGLSEAYRNEGENFNVKTRSFDETSLVVLIGGVGNKSCEERTSDMNELVQFMVRYDQPHFVAFQVGQVESNPAYGRFVDDVKEILDRSGRTLSNSIRRYFPRLGPFGISEENGFFMTKNTPFYGRIYPAENSGDSAQVIDNLVHGIVASIDSVDSLNTELINEAEKIESFNSWGILLDSTKTSIPNLGLLNKIRKEDKDILTFAAANVIDTAFQVFTDGFTADSVIGYSEPLYRFELFLSATELDRGLLDPLNQIINVTPLSADNPNIQPGTEQQVCMGLYNVFLELCRRFSGESEIEKLRKMPVAEVFQYVTGLPYKSQLMRDVPLEDVAACSDEVKLQLPEFIRYLELKRKLLYDLFNGPETGSFVFISNETKYFWVDEWLIP is encoded by the coding sequence ATGGCACCAACAAAGGATCTCCTGTCTCATTATGAGAGGGAGCTTGGTGCACCGATACATTCCCGAATGAATGACATCACGTGGATAGTGTTCTCTGACCGAGACGATGATAGTATATATACAATTCCGGAAGAGTCATCGTTTGTTGGCACGATAGGGTTCCTTACACCGTTGGTAGTGGTCGCCGAAAAGCAGGAATTCATTCGGGTAGTCAAGTTGGATGTCTGGCAGACAAAAGGAGACAACATGACGGACTCGGATGTACTCGGATGGATCCCCAAAAGAAATATTCTCTTGTGGCCAAATGAGTGCCTTCAAGATAAGAATTCTGGAATTCCCACAAAGGGCATGATTATCAGCGTTGTGGCAAAAGGAATGGTCACAAATCTCGGGACAAATCCAAAGGTCTTGCAGTTTAGGAGAAATCCGGGCACTGAGGGGAGTTCCTACACGGGATATAGCGCGAACGCTTTTGAGTTCTATCATGTGTTCAAGTTTGACGAAACTGGAGGATGGGTATTATTAGGCAAGAGCGGTAACCCAAACGTTACGATGTTCGGCAATGATGCTGAAGATAGAAACCAATTTGTCGGGTGGGCTCCAACCAGTAGAGTTCTCATTTGGTCGAATCGGATTGTGATAGAACCAAACTATATAAGCACTGCAGCTCACGAGAGGATTAATAACATTAAGGCCACAATTTTTTCGGACTCTGTCTCAGCATTGTCCTATTCCAAGAACCAAGGCTGCCCTGATTCATCAATCATCTGGAACGATGATAAATGGGGAGACGCGCCATGGCCGGGAGAGCGCCGCCGCTTTCCAGTGCTTTCTTACAATCCACCTGTCATGCACACAGGTTGTATTCAGCCTCTTACACTGGGCATGAATATCCTTGACCCAAATCGAGAAGCAAACGTTCGTGGGATATTGAACGAGATCATAGAAAGGACTCGACACATAAACGTTATATTCGTCATTGATGGCTCGGCCAGTATGCGTCCCTATTTTGATGCGGCTAGAACCGCCATTAAGACAGCTATAGGTGTGATAAGAAGTCATCATTCTAGGAACACTATTAGATTTGGCAGCGTAATTTATCGCAACTATTCATCCGGTTTTACACAAACCGAACTCCTCCCATTGGTGGGAGAGGATCAGATTCCCCATATGGTCGACGTTTTTCTGGATCCCCAAAAATGCACTCCCCAAAATCCAAACGATGCCATTCTAGATGACAAGTGTCTATTCAGAGGACTATCGGAGGCCTATCGCAACGAAGGTGAAAACTTCAACGTGAAAACTCGTAGCTTTGATGAGACAAGTCTGGTGGTGCTGATCGGAGGTGTCGGGAATAAATCCTGCGAAGAGCGGACAAGTGACATGAACGAGCTTGTTCAATTCATGGTAAGGTACGATCAGCCTCACTTTGTGGCTTTTCAAGTAGGCCAAGTGGAAAGTAACCCGGCCTATGGACGTTTTGTCGATGACGTAAAAGAGATTTTGGATCGCTCCGGAAGAACACTGTCCAATTCTATCAGGCGATATTTCCCAAGGTTAGGTCCATTTGGTATTAGTGAGGAAAACGGATTTTTCATGACTAAGAATACTCCATTCTATGGTCGGATTTATCCTGCAGAAAATAGCGGGGATTCGGCACAAGTCATCGACAACCTTGTGCACGGAATTGTTGCATCTATCGACTCGGTGGATAGTCTGAACACGGAATTGATCAATGAGGCTGAAAAAATCGAGTCATTTAACAGTTGGGGAATCTTGCTTGATTCAACGAAGACGAGCATTCCTAATCTGGGGCTGCTTAACAAAATTCGAAAAGAGGATAAAGACATACTTACATTTGCTGCCGCTAATGTTATCGATACGGCGTTTCAAGTGTTTACCGACGGGTTTACAGCAGATTCAGTGATTGGCTACTCCGAGCCGCTTTATAGATTTGAGCTATTCCTTTCCGCAACAGAGCTGGACCGCGGACTTCTCGACCCGTTAAACCAAATAATAAATGTCACGCCCCTGAGCGCAGACAATCCAAACATTCAGCCTGGCACCGAGCAGCAAGTGTGCATGGGTTTATATAACGTATTCTTGGAGTTGTGCAGAAGATTTTCGGGCGAATCAGAAATAGAAAAACTGCGGAAGATGCCCGTGGCTGAAGTGTTTCAATACGTAACCGGGTTGCCTTATAAGAGCCAACTAATGCGAGACGTGCCCTTGGAGGACGTAGCGGCTTGTTCTGATGAAGTGAAACTGCAGTTGCCAGAATTCATCAGGTACTTAGAATTAAAAAGAAAGCTTCTCTACGATTTGTTCAATGGCCCTGAGACTGGTAGCTTTGTGTTTATTTCAAATGAAACAAAATATTTCTGGGTTGACGAGTGGCTAATTCCGTGA
- a CDS encoding glycoside hydrolase family 3 N-terminal domain-containing protein codes for MTKLIPFYAFIAFLVYGCTAANHSTSRKSTTDKEQPSITSAATTHVGVSTDAYPVEHSENYKWNADENWVDGTLRSLTLREKVAQMIVPYSLSQYFSEDDPEYKDLVHMVRDEKVGGIVVSLGNIYEQAVLLNRLQKLADVPLLISSDYENGLGMRLTGGISFPSNMALGATRDSALVYEIGKAVGREARAVGVFQNYAPVSDVNDNPENPIINVRSYGENPELVAKLASAFIKGNQDGGVIATAKHFPGHGDTQVDSHLGLPVINYGFERLDTVELVPFRADIAAGVKSVMVAHIAFPKIETKQGIPGTLSPGITTGVLKDSLGFHGLVVTDAMTMKGVTSEFSGAEAAIRAVKAGADIVLMPPDNNVAIDAITKAVERGEINRSRIDSAVRKILMMKSELGLNGNRIVDLSNIPKVVGTEEHELLAEHAARRSITIVKNEGNVLPLQYEQPQRMVCLIVADNSDPNVARDFKQELLQRYENVSFLQIDPSSNELDFQNALSVVANSGLILIPTYVRWRSGSGTIDFTPPVQSFLQKVTNSRKPVVMVSFGNPYLLRSVPNVPAYVCAYGDMKVSVQAAVQTLFGEINVSGKLPVTISGVAKYGDGIDLPQTSLRFAAAQEAGFNSMKLAQLDSILNFWIADSAFPCAQLLVAKDGKIVFDKAFGTYDYSPLSRTIDLNTMFDLASLTKICATTFAAMKLYGEGKLDIEAPVAKYLPQFGQNGKEKITVRDLLVHDSGLPPDPPMFLWDTSVIPQEQMDRLLRDPRSFVEADSFGSNFNAAHEAMWDSLYATLLNYPTGTKMVYSDINFLVIGKIVEKITGMTLDKYVEENFYHPLGMVHTMFTPPASLAQICAPTEYDSAAGYLIQGVVHDENSRSLGGVTGHAGLFSTADDIAICLQLILNHGTYDGRRYLQDSVIALFTRKQSDLSTRALGWDTKAPAPHYSSSGHYFSPNSFGHTGFTGTSIWIDPVRNLFVVLFTNRVCPTRENEKIEKARPDIHDAVIKALMNDK; via the coding sequence ATGACAAAATTGATCCCTTTTTATGCCTTTATCGCATTTCTCGTTTATGGGTGCACGGCGGCAAACCATTCGACGTCGCGGAAGAGCACAACCGATAAAGAACAACCTTCCATAACGTCGGCGGCCACAACCCATGTTGGTGTCTCGACCGACGCGTATCCTGTGGAACATTCGGAGAACTACAAATGGAATGCCGACGAAAATTGGGTTGATGGAACACTACGTTCTCTTACGCTTAGAGAAAAAGTTGCACAAATGATAGTACCCTATTCTCTGTCGCAGTACTTTAGTGAAGATGATCCCGAATATAAAGACTTGGTCCATATGGTCCGCGATGAAAAAGTCGGCGGAATAGTGGTATCCCTGGGAAACATTTATGAACAGGCAGTCTTGTTAAACAGACTTCAGAAGCTTGCCGATGTGCCGCTATTGATATCGTCCGACTACGAAAACGGATTGGGCATGCGGCTCACGGGAGGAATTTCTTTCCCGAGCAACATGGCGCTCGGTGCGACGCGAGACTCGGCACTCGTCTACGAGATCGGAAAAGCTGTAGGAAGAGAAGCTCGTGCGGTCGGTGTTTTTCAAAATTATGCGCCTGTCTCGGACGTAAATGATAATCCTGAGAATCCTATTATCAACGTCCGTTCTTACGGCGAGAATCCTGAGCTCGTCGCAAAGCTTGCTTCTGCATTCATCAAGGGCAATCAGGATGGAGGAGTCATCGCAACGGCAAAGCATTTTCCGGGTCATGGTGATACTCAAGTTGACTCTCACCTTGGGTTACCGGTGATCAATTATGGATTCGAAAGACTCGACACCGTGGAATTGGTCCCATTCAGGGCAGACATTGCAGCAGGGGTGAAGTCGGTCATGGTGGCACATATAGCGTTCCCAAAGATAGAGACAAAACAGGGTATTCCGGGAACTCTATCGCCCGGCATTACTACCGGCGTGCTCAAAGACTCTTTAGGCTTTCACGGTCTTGTCGTCACAGACGCTATGACCATGAAAGGAGTGACCAGCGAGTTTTCGGGTGCCGAAGCGGCGATAAGAGCGGTGAAGGCGGGAGCCGATATTGTGCTGATGCCTCCGGACAACAACGTCGCGATAGACGCGATCACAAAGGCAGTGGAACGCGGCGAAATCAATCGATCAAGAATTGACAGCGCAGTAAGAAAGATTCTCATGATGAAATCCGAACTGGGTTTGAACGGAAATAGAATTGTCGATCTGAGCAATATCCCGAAGGTTGTCGGCACGGAAGAACATGAGCTTCTTGCGGAACATGCTGCGCGCCGCTCGATCACCATTGTCAAAAATGAGGGTAACGTCCTGCCGCTTCAATATGAGCAGCCGCAGCGCATGGTCTGCCTGATCGTCGCGGACAACAGCGACCCCAACGTGGCAAGAGATTTTAAACAAGAATTGCTGCAAAGGTATGAGAACGTAAGCTTCTTGCAGATCGATCCTTCGTCTAACGAACTTGACTTCCAGAACGCGCTGAGCGTGGTAGCCAACTCCGGTTTAATACTTATTCCGACTTACGTACGCTGGCGTTCCGGCAGCGGAACGATCGATTTCACTCCTCCAGTTCAGTCATTTCTTCAGAAGGTGACAAACTCCAGGAAACCCGTAGTTATGGTCTCATTTGGAAACCCTTATTTGCTCAGGAGTGTCCCTAATGTGCCGGCATATGTTTGTGCCTATGGCGACATGAAAGTTTCGGTTCAGGCTGCCGTCCAGACGCTCTTCGGCGAAATAAACGTAAGCGGAAAACTTCCCGTGACAATTTCCGGTGTGGCGAAATATGGAGACGGAATTGATTTGCCGCAAACAAGCCTGAGATTTGCCGCTGCCCAAGAGGCGGGGTTTAATTCGATGAAGTTGGCGCAGCTTGATTCCATCCTCAACTTCTGGATCGCCGACAGCGCATTTCCATGCGCACAGCTTTTGGTGGCGAAGGACGGCAAGATCGTTTTCGATAAAGCGTTTGGCACTTATGATTATTCGCCGCTTTCACGGACGATCGATTTGAATACGATGTTTGATCTCGCGTCGCTGACAAAGATTTGCGCCACAACATTTGCCGCAATGAAACTGTACGGGGAAGGGAAGCTGGATATCGAGGCACCTGTCGCGAAGTACTTGCCACAGTTCGGGCAAAACGGCAAAGAGAAAATAACCGTTCGTGATCTTCTTGTGCACGACAGCGGACTCCCGCCTGATCCGCCGATGTTTCTATGGGATACTTCTGTAATTCCTCAAGAACAGATGGATAGGCTTTTGAGAGATCCGCGTTCTTTTGTCGAAGCCGACTCGTTCGGGAGCAACTTCAATGCGGCGCATGAAGCGATGTGGGATTCTTTATACGCGACGCTGCTCAATTATCCCACGGGTACGAAGATGGTGTACAGCGACATAAATTTCCTGGTGATCGGGAAAATCGTAGAAAAAATTACGGGGATGACGCTCGATAAATATGTTGAAGAAAACTTTTATCATCCGCTGGGAATGGTGCACACAATGTTCACCCCGCCTGCGTCGCTTGCACAGATATGTGCACCGACCGAATATGATTCTGCAGCGGGCTACTTGATACAGGGAGTGGTGCACGACGAAAATTCCCGCTCCCTTGGCGGTGTCACCGGGCATGCCGGATTGTTTTCAACGGCTGATGATATCGCAATTTGTTTGCAGCTGATTTTGAATCATGGCACCTACGACGGACGCCGTTATTTGCAGGACTCGGTGATCGCATTGTTCACGCGGAAGCAATCCGATCTAAGCACACGCGCACTCGGCTGGGATACGAAAGCACCGGCTCCTCATTATTCGAGCTCGGGGCATTATTTTTCTCCTAATTCTTTCGGTCACACGGGTTTTACAGGAACTTCAATTTGGATCGACCCTGTCAGGAATTTATTTGTCGTTCTATTTACGAACAGGGTTTGTCCGACCCGCGAGAACGAAAAGATTGAGAAGGCAAGACCCGACATCCATGATGCGGTCATAAAGGCTCTTATGAATGACAAGTAA